Genomic segment of Mercurialis annua linkage group LG6, ddMerAnnu1.2, whole genome shotgun sequence:
cCATCTACCTTACTCGGGGTTTCCTTTGTCATCATCATCAACCCATaagaaattatttaattttctccTTTTATATGATATTGAGGATGACGACGATGATGACGTAGGCGAAGGTGAAGATGAAAACGAAGATGAATCACCGAACCTCGTTTTGGCTCGAATAACTCTAAGCAGTGGTAAAACTTGCGGGCTTTTCCTTCGGTTATTGTCGACTACGAGATCTTGCATTAGCTGATAGCAGCTGATTATTCTTTCCTAAAAAAATTGGACATAAATGTGGAGTTAGGATACGCCCATATGAAATATATTGTGTCAAATAGTGTATGCATAGCATGTTCTTACTTTACTTAGCCCATCACACCACGTTTCGGCATGTTCAGGACTAATAAGAGACAAGTTTGGTATTTCATTGGCTGCAGAAAGCATAGCAGCGGCACCAATGCTGGACGGCCAATACTCGAGAAAGCTCGTTTCTATATTCATATATACCCGAGATTAAAAACTTTGGTACACATAAATCGACATTATACATGAACTAATCAATCACATTAATTACCTTGCATATTAGATAAGATAATATCCGTAGCTCGTGCGATTAGAAATCCAAGATACGCTCCCGTTGAATCCATCTTGCAAGCAAAAAATGCGAGAAAGCTAAATGGTGTTATAGATCGTAGCCTCCAATCCAACACATTAAGAACAAGAAGTTCCATCCGTCGGATTGTTCTTGGTTCGAACACAAATTTGGCACCTTCTACTTGAAGATCCAATAGAGAAGGAACCAGAGGTTCCTCCATTTTAGCTGCTAATGATAAGCAAGCAACTGATAATAGTTGCATTGGCCATCCATTTGTTTGCTGCAACAGTGAATAAacccataaaataaaattaaaaatgtgaaacaaataaaattaaaaatgtgaaactaaTTGATATCCACTAATTataggcagaaggtacaaaaaaacctttgtagttttcataaaagtacaaatcagcccttttacttttttgaggtataattaagccctttttgttttcaaaaagaacaaataacaCCTTTCATCcagcatcattagaaacactcattaatggctgacatgtctttcataatcatataggaaaaaaattcaaaaataattttaacgtttaaaatatttaccgaaaatttgagggggtaagtgtcccaaaagtaaactaaaagggtttatttgttcgattttaaaacaacaagggtttaattgttcaattttaaaaacacgaggGCTTAACTGTGCCCCataaaagtaaaagggctgatttgtacttttgaaaaaaagttgagggtttttttgtaccttctgccctAATTATAATACcaataattaaaagctaaaGCTATTCCTAGAATGACACGTGACGGAATTATTATAAAGAAAGATATTATGAGAGTACAAAACTTTATAGTAAGAAGCATAATGAATACTCTAATAAAGTTATTTTACACTGCAGTTAAATTAAACAACCAACAAACTACAATAATTGTTCGGTCGAATCACAAAAATACCAACCAGATTGAGTCAGATCTTAACGAATATCTTAAATTTTATGTcttgaaaatcaaaaacaatGATTCTAAtttgttgaaaaataataattttatatgaagattatttatattaataataatatgaaaatataaataaaattaaaattaggtaTTTTTCATTAATTAGGCACTCGCGTCATTTTCGTGGTTTTGAAAAGTCAAACTGAGTTACTGCATGCAGTCAAAATacttctttttaattaattaccgTGACGATAGTAATTCTATCTTTTAGTATAGATTCGTTTTTtcttagaaaataaaaacaaaatcctTGGATGAGAAACTTTACCGGCAATGGACGAGAATAAAGGAAGCGATCCAAATAATTAACGGAGAGATACGCCGTCAATGGCTGAAATCTATAGTAAGCTTGCACCTGTtaagaacaaaacaaaaatacacACAAATAACGTGCACCGTAAGATCCAACGGCTGAGATTTATTTTAGCATCAGTTTTGTTACGAAAATCTTCGATAATGGCAAAATAGTAAATAAGACTAAAATCATAGCAATTACTCTGAGAATCCATGCAACTGAATCTTCTCGAGCCGATGCGTCGAGAGAGCGAGACTGGAATCGCGATAAATAATCAAATCCAGGGACGAAGTTCCGCTCGTCCTCGATAAAACTAGCAATCGATTCTTCGCCAGCACCGGCGGAAGAATCGAGGTCCGATGAGCATTCCGGCGAGTCATCGGATGAGAAGATTTCGGAGGATTCCTCGCTGCAGAGAAGATCGGTGAAGCAATCGGAAAACGGGATTGACATGATCGCCGGCGGTGAGTTCTCATTCCGTTGTCATTTCTCTAGACAGTGAAGCGAGAAGCTAGAAGCTAAAGAGGTAAGGTTTTCTACAAAAATGTGTTTTCTTAGACTATAAATATGAGGtgatgttattttatttattttttatttttaatatttttttag
This window contains:
- the LOC126686460 gene encoding cyclin-D1-1 codes for the protein MSIPFSDCFTDLLCSEESSEIFSSDDSPECSSDLDSSAGAGEESIASFIEDERNFVPGFDYLSRFQSRSLDASAREDSVAWILRVQAYYRFQPLTAYLSVNYLDRFLYSRPLPQTNGWPMQLLSVACLSLAAKMEEPLVPSLLDLQVEGAKFVFEPRTIRRMELLVLNVLDWRLRSITPFSFLAFFACKMDSTGAYLGFLIARATDIILSNMQETSFLEYWPSSIGAAAMLSAANEIPNLSLISPEHAETWCDGLSKERIISCYQLMQDLVVDNNRRKSPQVLPLLRVIRAKTRFGDSSSFSSSPSPTSSSSSSSISYKRRKLNNFLWVDDDDKGNPE